The Anabaena sp. WA102 genome contains a region encoding:
- a CDS encoding Rpn family recombination-promoting nuclease/putative transposase yields the protein MSAKYFNPYTDFGFKKLFGEEGSKDLLMDFLNQLLPIHHQIQQLTFKNPENLADTIAERKAIFDIYCESKTGDKFIVEMQKAKIKHFKDRALFYSTFPIREQSEKGDWNFFLLPVYFIAILDFEYDENTTSKFRRDVCLKDQDGDIFFDKLNFKFLQMPLFNKQENELITHFDKWLYFLKNLESFNHIPVILNEPIFQKGFEIAEISHLNVEQYEQYKKSLVQYLEVKNVFDTAFEEGEKAGIEKVAKALKEQNIAIEIIAESTGLSYEAIKRI from the coding sequence ATGTCCGCAAAATACTTTAATCCTTATACAGATTTCGGTTTTAAGAAACTGTTCGGTGAAGAAGGCAGTAAAGACTTACTCATGGATTTTCTCAACCAACTTCTACCAATACATCATCAAATTCAACAATTAACCTTTAAAAATCCAGAAAATCTAGCTGATACCATAGCAGAACGTAAAGCCATATTTGATATTTACTGCGAAAGTAAAACTGGTGATAAGTTTATTGTGGAAATGCAAAAAGCAAAAATCAAGCATTTCAAAGATAGAGCCTTATTCTATTCCACATTTCCCATTCGTGAACAATCAGAAAAAGGTGATTGGAATTTCTTTTTACTACCTGTCTATTTTATCGCCATTTTAGATTTCGAGTATGATGAAAATACAACATCTAAATTTAGGCGCGATGTATGTCTAAAAGATCAAGATGGTGATATTTTCTTTGATAAATTAAACTTTAAATTTTTACAAATGCCATTATTTAATAAGCAAGAAAATGAATTAATAACACATTTTGACAAATGGCTGTATTTTTTGAAGAACTTAGAAAGTTTTAATCATATACCCGTGATATTAAATGAACCAATATTTCAGAAAGGGTTTGAAATAGCGGAAATATCTCACTTAAATGTGGAGCAGTATGAACAATATAAGAAGAGTTTAGTGCAGTATTTAGAAGTGAAGAATGTATTTGATACAGCCTTTGAAGAAGGTGAGAAAGCTGGTATTGAGAAGGTTGCCAAAGCATTGAAAGAGCAAAATATAGCTATAGAAATCATTGCAGAATCAACTGGTTTATCTTATGAAGCTATTAAAAGAATTTGA
- a CDS encoding Ycf66 family protein: MLAYFLALVIGFGSLAIYLSAFFFPEIHRKNDFIWSGVGLFYALVLWIFASRITGGLLLGHVASVAMLVWFVAQTLSLRRQLAPAGQQTPLPSPELIKISFQSQMSKFSVKEKFGQLSSFVAGVFGGAKAKIQQTVNKKPVIKTAEEILQTTPTEATPPSVLPDESVTATPAITTESLSAETFAQSPILEMVEISPTPPPVIEEEQVIPSTAPEPETVVEITQTEVVISESSITEETETVVEIIQTEVVISETPTAGSTEAVVEIIQTEVVIAIEETSETADAPEISSPNPVTSELLAAEAAEKSDMTIEEVKSVGEALPEQIPLNKPVEE; this comes from the coding sequence ATGCTGGCTTATTTTCTAGCGTTGGTAATCGGTTTTGGCAGTCTCGCCATTTATTTATCAGCCTTCTTTTTTCCAGAAATCCATCGCAAGAATGATTTTATCTGGAGTGGTGTTGGGCTATTCTACGCTTTAGTGTTATGGATTTTTGCATCTCGAATTACTGGGGGGCTATTACTAGGTCATGTAGCTAGTGTGGCAATGTTGGTATGGTTTGTGGCACAAACCCTTTCATTACGGCGACAACTTGCTCCCGCAGGACAACAAACTCCTCTCCCCAGTCCTGAGCTAATTAAGATTAGTTTCCAATCGCAAATGTCAAAGTTTTCTGTGAAAGAGAAATTTGGACAGTTATCAAGCTTCGTTGCTGGTGTATTTGGTGGTGCTAAAGCGAAGATACAGCAGACTGTGAACAAAAAGCCAGTGATCAAAACTGCTGAGGAGATTTTGCAAACAACTCCAACTGAAGCAACGCCACCGTCAGTATTACCAGATGAGTCGGTAACTGCTACCCCAGCAATTACAACTGAAAGTTTATCAGCGGAGACTTTTGCTCAATCTCCTATTTTGGAAATGGTGGAAATATCACCAACTCCACCCCCTGTGATTGAGGAAGAACAGGTAATTCCGTCAACAGCACCGGAACCGGAAACTGTGGTGGAAATAACTCAAACTGAAGTTGTAATTTCAGAGTCATCCATAACAGAAGAAACGGAAACTGTAGTCGAGATCATTCAAACTGAGGTTGTAATTTCCGAAACTCCTACAGCAGGGTCAACTGAAGCTGTGGTCGAGATAATTCAAACTGAGGTGGTTATTGCCATAGAAGAAACTAGCGAAACGGCAGATGCACCAGAAATAAGTTCCCCAAATCCAGTGACATCAGAGTTATTAGCCGCAGAAGCAGCCGAAAAGTCTGATATGACCATTGAGGAAGTTAAATCAGTTGGGGAAGCATTGCCAGAACAAATCCCACTAAATAAACCAGTCGAGGAGTAA
- a CDS encoding phosphotransacetylase family protein, whose translation MPTLAKYLLVGSVEAYSGKSATVLGLSHQLKQKGLDIAYGKPLGNFVKTSAGTVVEEDVQFITHNLNLPDNRIAPTLLSLDEITVQKRLQGEDTTNYQELLVQKYSQIPKSNLVILEGPANLSEGNLFGLSLLELAEKLDAPVLLISRYQSLTSVEALLFAKQQLGKRLMGVVINEVPHEKLELVHTLLRPFLEKQGISVLATLPKSDVLRSVSVGELVKQLNAEVLCRSDRLDLLVESLAIGAMNVNSAVKYFRKRQNMAVVTGGDRVEIQQAALETSTQCLILTGQLPPPAFILNRAEELEIPILSVDLDTLTTVEIIDRTFGQVRVHEPIKIECIRSLMSEHFDIDRLLSQLGLNPAAAVS comes from the coding sequence GTGCCAACACTTGCTAAATACTTGCTGGTTGGATCAGTTGAAGCTTACAGTGGCAAATCTGCAACAGTTTTAGGTTTGTCTCATCAGCTAAAACAAAAAGGTTTGGACATTGCTTATGGCAAACCTTTGGGTAATTTTGTCAAGACATCTGCGGGAACAGTAGTTGAAGAAGATGTCCAGTTCATTACTCATAACCTTAACCTGCCAGACAACCGCATTGCTCCCACTTTATTATCTTTGGATGAAATTACCGTCCAGAAACGCTTACAGGGAGAAGATACAACTAACTATCAAGAGTTACTAGTACAAAAGTATTCACAAATACCAAAGAGTAATTTGGTAATCTTAGAAGGGCCTGCTAACTTATCAGAAGGAAATTTATTTGGATTGTCCTTACTAGAATTAGCAGAAAAATTAGATGCTCCTGTACTGTTAATTAGCCGTTATCAATCACTAACTTCTGTTGAGGCCTTATTATTTGCTAAACAGCAATTAGGCAAACGGTTAATGGGTGTGGTAATTAATGAAGTACCTCACGAAAAATTAGAGTTAGTTCACACACTCTTACGCCCATTCCTAGAAAAACAGGGAATTTCCGTCCTCGCAACATTGCCCAAAAGCGATGTCCTCCGCAGTGTGAGTGTAGGAGAATTAGTCAAGCAGTTAAACGCGGAAGTTCTTTGTCGGAGCGATCGCCTAGATTTATTAGTCGAAAGTCTAGCCATTGGGGCAATGAACGTCAACTCCGCCGTCAAATACTTCCGCAAACGTCAGAATATGGCAGTAGTGACAGGAGGCGATCGCGTTGAAATTCAACAAGCAGCCTTAGAAACATCTACTCAATGCCTCATCCTGACTGGACAACTACCACCCCCTGCCTTTATCCTCAACCGCGCTGAAGAGTTAGAAATCCCGATTTTATCCGTGGATTTAGACACTCTCACCACAGTAGAGATAATTGATCGCACCTTTGGTCAAGTTCGTGTTCATGAACCAATTAAAATAGAGTGCATTCGCTCTCTTATGTCTGAGCATTTTGATATTGACCGTTTATTATCCCAATTGGGACTTAATCCAGCGGCAGCAGTATCATAA
- a CDS encoding Rpn family recombination-promoting nuclease/putative transposase gives MAAKYFNPYTDFGFKKLFGEEGSKDLLIDFLNQLLPIHHQIQQLTFKNSENLADTIAERKAIFDIYCESKTGDKFIVEMQKAKIKHFKDRALFYSTFPIREQSEKGDWNFFLLPVYFIAILDFEYDENTTSKFRRDVCLKDQDGDIFFDKLNFKFLQMPLFNKQENELITHFDKWLYFLKNLESFNHIPAILNEPIFQKGFEIAEISHLNVEQYEQYKKSLVQYLEVKNVFDTAFEEGEKAGIEKGIEKVAKALKEQNIAIEIIAESTGLSYEAIKRI, from the coding sequence ATGGCTGCAAAATACTTTAATCCTTATACAGATTTCGGTTTTAAGAAACTGTTCGGTGAGGAAGGCAGTAAAGATCTACTCATTGATTTTCTCAACCAACTTCTACCAATACATCATCAAATTCAACAATTAACCTTTAAAAATTCAGAAAATCTAGCTGATACCATAGCAGAACGTAAAGCCATATTTGATATTTACTGCGAAAGTAAAACTGGTGATAAGTTTATTGTGGAAATGCAAAAAGCAAAAATCAAGCATTTCAAAGATAGAGCCTTATTTTATTCCACATTCCCCATTCGTGAACAATCAGAAAAAGGCGATTGGAATTTCTTTTTACTACCCGTCTATTTTATCGCCATTTTAGATTTTGAATATGACGAAAATACAACATCTAAATTTAGGCGCGATGTATGTCTAAAAGATCAAGATGGTGATATTTTCTTTGATAAATTAAACTTTAAATTTTTACAAATGCCATTATTTAATAAGCAAGAAAATGAATTAATAACACATTTTGACAAATGGCTGTATTTTTTGAAGAATCTAGAAAGTTTTAATCATATACCCGCAATACTAAATGAACCAATATTTCAGAAAGGCTTTGAAATAGCGGAAATATCTCACTTAAATGTGGAGCAGTATGAACAATATAAGAAGAGTTTAGTGCAGTATTTAGAAGTGAAAAATGTATTTGATACAGCCTTTGAAGAAGGTGAGAAAGCTGGTATTGAGAAAGGAATTGAGAAGGTTGCCAAAGCATTGAAAGAGCAAAATATAGCTATAGAAATTATTGCAGAATCAACTGGCTTATCATACGAGGCTATTAAAAGAATTTGA